The genomic window aaaaataacatgtagAAAAGATTTACCTCGAGTCAAGTCCAGTATTTTCTGCCAAAAAAGCTGCAGCAGACATGTTGAAGCTTTTATAAGCTTCATCTAAGCCTGATTCTAGCGTATCCTCCTGTACAATAAGTATCATCATGGcaaaaaatagatatacaaAAGCCATAACGATGACGAGGGACCTCTCTCCTGTACTTTCTTCACCCTCAAAATAGAGACTTGAAAGAGATAGAAGAATCCAGTAGGAGAATCCAACAACTAGAATACACCACACAAGACTCAAATTGATTTCAGTTTGAATTCTATCTGGCATCACGAATGTATACAACTAAAGTATGAACGAAAATGCATCCTATTAAAATGTGTTAAAATGGGGAAAGGGAAGATTGAAGATCACCTcagtaaatatatacacaaatatgGCATAGATTGAAAAGTCAAGTAGCCATTGATACTCGGAATAAAATCGAAGTTGAACCACATCAATTGGACGAATAGGCGCCGTTTCTAACTCAACATTTATGTTTCTGGGAACATTGAACGTGGATGTctcttgttgttgttgttgctgttgTTTGTGATGTCTTCTTTTAATACCGTTGACGGATGGGGCATAGGCTTTGAGCTCTTCATCAGTGGGGTGACAGTAGCGCACTAATCCGGAGGAGGTCAGTAACCAACGACCCACACTCTTAAAGGGACCAATCTTTGACATGACACTCGCAGTGATCATTGTCACCACTATTTGAACTCCTAGAATCGCCTGGAAATATCCATAGAACAATTACAATAACTGAACAATCCAGGAATCGGAAATACTTCAGAATTGAGAAATCTACTCCAAGAGGAAATAATCCTTCATTCACTCACCATTTTTGATATCTCCTATTTGATATTCGCTAACAAAGATTTCTCCACATTTCAACTATTACTAAATACTAACTATAagcaatttttgttaaattaatccatatgaatacaataataaatattgaacgtCCTCTCGGCTTGTCTTGTTAAAGCTATGCTCCTCACGAGTCagtttgactttatttttagagTTGAGCATGTGTTTACCACTGACGTCACAGAAAACTACACATTCATTTCCCTTCTTTTTCAACCTCAATATTTATATGGATAGATAGTTTCTCATCATTGGGACgtcaatataaataagttaatgtCCGAATTTATGAGTGAAAAAACTATGTACAAATCTTACCACCCTTATAGTacagatatacaaaaaaaaatatttgactgcCACTAGCAGTAGTCATGGACGGTTTGAGATGTTCATGCTGCAGTTTAGCTGGGACTAGATGTCCGTGTAAGGACAATTTTGGAGGtggaaatagaaaataattcacGGAAGGGAAAAGCCAACCTTTAATCGAGTGTATGTGCTTATGAATGACGGAGAATAACTATGAATAgctgttggggagttataagtttaagtctctgtaggactcagagtagaattgaggatcaaaaattgattatgtCCTTGTTTGATACGGAATGGGGATTGTGTTAATTTCCTATCTCTTATTGCTAGCCTAATCATGATAGCTCCtccaacatatttttcaaattatcatgttggtttttagttgttttttttaagcccaaaatgttttttgatttataacactaaacagggaacactgaaattaatataattccgAATATTAATTTCAGTATTACCTACCCTAACCATGCCACATCCCAGCTACGTCCCTGGCTCCTAGCTGaaatattgaggaaaaaaattctgCTTCCTTTCCtcgcaaaaattatttttatctttcttttttttgaggtatttcagatcttcttcattttttgggaaaataaatttcgcaaactaatatttgtttaaaaaaaagtttcgtttTCGTTCGTCCATCcatctaaaattttcaataagaaatggtaccctttatttataataataattgcaggAGATGCCACTGCCTAAGAgcttataaaaatactatttaggtTTCAAGTTTAGAAATGAGGTAGTCATaagatttttaatcttattacGTCTCTTGATTCAATTGGGCTCTCTAGtttctaaataagaaaaaaatacttttacctctgaaaatctgtttttatctaatattcaaaggaaagttgaaaataataatctattatttttcagaatagtcttcattatattataaaattgtgatgtaaattttgtggCTGTAGCTTTTTGATATTCGAGAAAGTTGCAACTGTCTTCTGTCTGCCCGCGAAATAAATACATGTTTGGCTTGAAAATGTGATATTGAGTAGAAATAAGTGAGACTTGAGAGCCCGGAAtcattacaattataacaagagatacatttttcatttcctccttgtaattattttgtattgatcaTCAAAATTGTATCGaatcatttgatgaaaaatgttgAGCTTGCTAACAAATAGACActataatgcattttttcctGATTATTATGAAATCAATATCATATTAAGAAGTTATTAACACATTTATAATACAGTGgttctcaattttattttctttcttgctGATGCCACACTTCTTGAATCAGAATGCCTTCATCTAGGAATTTTCGCCTTAATCAATAAGAAAttctccaaggatttttttctctaaaaaaagtcattttgagGCCCGGGGCAAATAATATGAGGTCTTgtagagttatcttctatattattaaaacgaAGTGTGTCTGTTCGTCGATGCCTAATAATTCCAGGCAAACCCGGGAGTGGAAGGAGATAAACCCACATCCCACTCCTAATATACCAAAGACATATATCCTGTAAATACTAAGATATCGACACTCAATTCTAACCAGAGTCCAATAAGGGAAAGTCCGAGCAAACATTCATTGTtaactctccgtctttcatgagcacacacactaattattatttcatacttcaatactttatatcttaagaattaaaaaataatgacaacagctttagaaaacaaaaaatcatactcagtttgcaaatacaaaaagtcGCTCCCACTTTCTATGACATATGTTATACACAACTAGACCGATACCgtatgtaaattatatgatGTCCCACGTTACGAACCACTATGAACTTACCAGTCTTGATTTGAGAAGCTGATTAGtgattaagttttatatttatgacaaaGTCTCTTAAAACGTACCCTAAATACTTAAGAGACTATTAATATCTTGTACATACCTagttacaaaaacaatattgttaactttttaaaataagttattactaTTAGTTGTTACTAGCGATTATAAATTATCGATCTTTTTGGGATTCTTGGGAATCGATGATACTTAAAAAATTCTCGGGAAAATTATCTACACAAAAAAGTCTTAAATTGTGTATTTATCTAATGATATTGAACACTCCTTGTTTGGTGGAATTGGTGACATCTTTGACCTGCTCAATAacaattattcttatttcaGAGTGCCACTTGGGTAAAATATAAACATCTTTATTCAACACAAATTGCAAACTTTCACTAGAagcaatacatacatacatgttaTTATGAGCACACGtcctaacaattttttttaataagatattttttagggattattatttgattgaaatatattgCTTTTGTTCAGCTGTGTCattctatttttgataaaatgaccTCAAACTTGCTGCAATTAATATTGCACACATCCACCAAGTCCGTCATTTTATTGAGGAACTTACAATGAACTTGTAGATACTTAGTAGTTATTACAGATTCAGGATAACTACAATACTGGAGTCGATAAATTTTCCGGAAattgccaaaaaatatcaagaatcgATAAAAGAAGTTTCTCATAATTCCTGGGAATCAAAACTAGTTGTTTCCTATTagcttaattattatgatttttgaggtgGCATGttggatttatatttaaagtgtcaatataattattttaaatataaaatgcatgATCCCTCCCTCCGCCCTTTCTCTCACCACTGAAATCATCATTCTTAAAGGTCATGAACATAAAATAGGTATGTACCTACTTTAGTGACTAGAAGGTTTCAAATCATTGACAAACGATTTCCCTTTAAAACCCTTTATTACTGTTTAGTATTTTTcgtaaaataattgattttcaattatttacatttttactttttcagaccatttgtacaatattaattGCTATgattattagaatttttaaaataaaaaatggacatattatattctttggtaataaagtaaactttttattctaaaggagaacaaattaatataattggaaATCCTCTGGATTTGAAATATTCCGAAAAATATcagtaaatatcaataatttttgctttatgtTCTCAACtccgtttttttatattgtacacCAACCTATTGGAGAGAAATACGCCTTTATAACAATTTTACAATTGTGTTTTTATGTTCCATTCATTgtcaattaatcattattatatccATAAATCCGTACTTCATCCAAAGTAAAATACATTTCTTCTGATGGAATTTGTCACATGGAATGATACTGTAAATGTACAAAATCCCtataaaatgtgtaaaattgtacaatttagaggaaaatatcttatttttttctattgtaagtcttaatttttatctaaactATAACAAACTCgtatacattttagggtcagatatgtaataaaactatgcaatagagggatacatttttaatgtaCAGTAAGGGGTTAAGGCCCTGTATTTGTTGGTTGCATTTTGATATCTAttagttcattattttcctgaatattaatgaaaagggTTTGTATTGTTATAGAACTTGGATGCTTAGGCTCCCAAAATGGCTCCCTATATCGACAATGCTGatgtcacatgaaaacgctctataacACCACGTGTATAtctgtatattttcaattaatgtcTTAACTCCCAATATAATACAAGAGAAAATCTATTCAAATCTAAGTTATcaatttaatctaaatatatttgaataattctaTAGTATTAATATCCTGTATTCAATACCCATCACTCCAAATTTATatcatatgaatataatatctaGAAATTGATATAGTAAATCCTGACATTTTGTGTTAGTTTATTCAGGCTTTTGACTATGTCTTCAGGGGCGTCGCAGGGGGAGGGCCAGATGGGTTTTAGCCCCcccctccctaaaaaaaaaaggtatatatataatccagcgGACGCCCCTAGACTTAGTTAGGAATTATGATAAACAATATGTggtttttctcttattttattttccttcaggTAAGAAGAATTAGAATTAAGTCTCATTAATATTTGTCTGGTAGTTATGTATATACACTTTTACTCTAATATCTTAAGTTATGTAATTCTAATAAACAAAGAAGGCTAGTGCTGAATGGAATTATACGTATTATACCGTCCgcgtattatatatattccgCTTTCAAATCTCGTTGTATCActaacttaatattatttccataCGTCAAGTAGATTATAGTATCATGTGTAGGGTAGACCAAAACAGATTATTAGTATTGTttacaacaataatttaatgatggaaACGCTATATTGGTAATATGGGTTCATTATAGATAATAATGATGGGATAGGGATATTATCATTcattacatatttctttaaaataaacatcTAAATGATGATAATGCTAAAGATATAAgttcatttttggatttattaatcaaatatagaaATGTTCCTCGttaatcaaaataacttttacttGCCATTAGATAACATGTATGAATATTAATGTTTTAGAATTcgttaaatgtatatatataatttaataaaccaGATTATCACAAATGAAACATTCGATTCAATTGAAGTTTGCCGCAAATACATGATGCATTCAAATTGAcgcttataatttgtatataatttataaattatattatatatatttattttaacactcaaacgatgtaaaaatatatctagaGAATATTTGAGTATAAAGTGATACAATACCTTTAGGTCTACCCTATATATCTGCGTATGAATGTGAAAGAGAGCAGATTAGGCGCAACTGTCTGAAACGTCCACATATACTTGTCTTTTTGGAACCTTGataagttactttaaaaaaagttaaaaggaaataattgcTAGTTGCTAGTTCTTTTTGGGAGTTCAATCCTCTACCTATTGCGCGTCTGAGGAACATATTCTTCATTGACATTACTTCATCCCATCCAACTTCAATGAAAGCTTTAGTAAAATGCCTAAACGTCAAGCAAATAAGAAGCAAACCAGTAGAAAGGCCAAAAAATCGGCAGAATGTCTGGATTTAACGGAGGAAGAGAGAGTTTTTTTGGCTTTGGAAATGAGTAAAACAACAGAGTCATCGGATCCAGTCCTGGATTTAGCTTTAGAATTGTCTAAAAGGTAAGTTATGGGGGTAGCTTAGAAAGGAGCCCTTTGCAATTTGGAAtcacgtgtttttttttcttttttgacagtCAAGTATCATCCAATGATGAAAAGGATGGAGAATTGGAGGCTATTCTCCAACTCTCTCTTAATCCACAGGAACAGATTAACAAAGAGCATCGAGATTTCCTTTCCATTTTGACAAAGGTCGAGAGCACAGCTCAAGAGACAAAAGGAGCCCAAAAGAACCATACTCAATATCAAGATCTCCAGCTAAAAGAACTTGACGAAGAAGAGCAAATGCTAATTGCTCTTCGCCGATCCGCGAATGAAAACAAATTTGGCGTATGTATTTGGTTCATTATCTTGTATTCAAATACTTATAATCTAATATGTGATCAAgctttttttacacaaaaatcgTTGATTCTTATTGCTTAACTTATGACGTTCTATCTATATTTCAGGAGTTACTCAAGTCAGAAGATAGTACAAATAAGGGCAAGGAAAATACTCCACTGTCTTTTCAACGTATAACatccaagaaaaaaaagcaattcAACCCTCTCCCTGTTCCTGCTTTACCTCCATCTCCTCCTAAAAAGAATTCCATCATTCCACGCATTGTTGTTTCTCAGACTGGCGGATATTGTCCGTTCCGTCCAATTGTTATAGATGGCTGTAATCTTGCATGGGCTCATGGAAATAACAAGAACTTTTCTGCTCAAGGTCTCATTTTAGCCTATAAGAGGTTTCAAAGCCTGGGATCtcgagaaattattattttcgttAGGAATAGTGTGCCTGATTTGGATGAAGAAGGTGAAAGAATCATGGAACATCTAAggaatttaaaagtattatatgtCATTCCAAAAAATAGAACGACGGCTGGATTCCATGTGAGCCATTACGATGATTTGTAAGTCTCATCACACAATACAATTGTTATTTGCATACTTCTTTCCTCATTAATTTCATATGCtgatgttatttaaaattgctTAATTTAGAATGATAGTCGACTATGCTTCAACAATGAAAGGGATTGTGGTTTCCAATGATCATTTTGAGGATATTATTGATCATAGCAAAGAGTTTAAACAACAAATCCGatacaggtaaaaaaaaattaatttctatatatacctatagatgttagttaatattcatttttttttaaaacagactTTTACCTTTTACTTGGGTCGGAAACGTACTACTTTTCCCACAGGATCCGTTAGGAAAAGGGGGGCCGAATCTTaagaactttttgaaatattaaagcaatattacttgtttaattatatgattttgggattaaaaatttaacttttaaaaaaatatttttttattactataggTATTTTCggtatattatttagaaaaatatttttgcaagtatgtatattttgtaatatcttATCAAAATTGTGAATAGAATGGagttaactattaattattcattacactttttgagtaaaaaaccTGTATACTAATGTTTACCATATGAAAgattatttctttcatattagatattatatatatttataagtagatatttatgttattttattctcttagaagaagttatttttatgtcaaGATTATGTGACgaataaaaagtgttaaattGTAAATTCTCTTCTGATTGTTCACTTTGTATATAAACTAACTACACCTCGCTTAAATGGCGCTTGATATCATATTTGaggaaataacttttcattaaaatcgATAAATATCTGTTAATTCTGCGAAAATATCTCAAACACTTTAATGTTATCTTTCACATGGGTTGTAAACGTTGAGTTAACCTCCACTCGTAATGTCATTTCTTTAAAGATCTCACTTTTGGAGATTTCTTGAAAccccattttttcaaacattttaatacTAGGATGATTATGAGTCTTTATCTTGGCAACTAAGTAGCtcaagttaataaaattttttaacacataCAAAATCATTAGATGCATAGACTCCCAACCATACTTTTTTCCACGGGCTTCTTTTTCAGCAATCATAATTTCCACTTCGCcaaattttaaatcatcatCATCAGTTCCAAAATAGACATTCGTATCTCCGATCATTTTGATTGGTTCTCGCTCACAAATGATAAAGGTTAATTTGTCTTCAGACTCTCTCCAGGTTTTGACCATTTCATATTCCTGTTCTATTGTTAGAGGTTCTGATCCTGTCAGATCCAATATTTCGGGATCTTTCATCCATTCATGGTATGTAGGAACATGGCTTTCATCATAGGGCACTAAGACCACTTTTTCACCAATTATCTTTGTTCTTGCATTTAATTTCATATCACTGAAAATAAGAATGTCAATTGATAagatagatataatttatcacagaagaaattaaactttatttttaacacatttGCATACAAATATAACAGATTTGAACTCTGCCTTCATCATTGACTCTGGATTATGAGCTACGTTTGAAATTATGGTATCTGAATCCTCAACCATTTCAAAACCAATGTCgattattatatcttttaaaatgtcAAAGCTTAACTCTAACAATGTCCCACACCCATAATTAAGAGGTCCTAAATTTATCCAGTAGCCTTCATTTTTAAGTGCCAATTGTACGCAAGAAGCCACGTCAAGTATATTTGTAGCTGAGTCAATGAAAAATTGTGTAATGATTACGTCCATTGAATTACGTATTCGATGAGCATGAGATACATTTCCGAAATCTCCtcctataatataatttattatattgagcaaatgtatgtatataaagacATTGATACTAATAAATTTACCTACAAGCTCAAAAGATGCCTTTTCACTCACGTCTGGAATAAAAGATGCCTTTAAGATG from Lepeophtheirus salmonis chromosome 1, UVic_Lsal_1.4, whole genome shotgun sequence includes these protein-coding regions:
- the LOC121117291 gene encoding endoribonuclease ZC3H12A, with the translated sequence MPKRQANKKQTSRKAKKSAECLDLTEEERVFLALEMSKTTESSDPVLDLALELSKSQVSSNDEKDGELEAILQLSLNPQEQINKEHRDFLSILTKVESTAQETKGAQKNHTQYQDLQLKELDEEEQMLIALRRSANENKFGELLKSEDSTNKGKENTPLSFQRITSKKKKQFNPLPVPALPPSPPKKNSIIPRIVVSQTGGYCPFRPIVIDGCNLAWAHGNNKNFSAQGLILAYKRFQSLGSREIIIFVRNSVPDLDEEGERIMEHLRNLKVLYVIPKNRTTAGFHVSHYDDLMIVDYASTMKGIVVSNDHFEDIIDHSKEFKQQIRYRLLPFTWVGNVLLFPQDPLGKGGPNLKNFLKY
- the Mnat9 gene encoding N-acetyltransferase 9-like protein is translated as MKLNARTKIIGEKVVLVPYDESHVPTYHEWMKDPEILDLTGSEPLTIEQEYEMVKTWRESEDKLTFIICEREPIKMIGDTNVYFGTDDDDLKFGEVEIMIAEKEARGKKYGWESMHLMILYVLKNFINLSYLVAKIKTHNHPSIKMFEKMGFQEISKSEIFKEMTLRVEVNSTFTTHVKDNIKVFEIFSQN